The following are encoded in a window of Variovorax paradoxus genomic DNA:
- a CDS encoding SAM-dependent methyltransferase, translated as MQHLIPKIESQLASLPVPIALELPDGRRVAQAGSRVTLAFKEWSVLAKLAGRQVGAIGEAYVEGKVQIEGAMRDLIDATVGLLPGNPAETDTSWWSRLQHRAKSRGSHSLRKDAAQIEFHYDVSDDFYALWLDPRRVYSCAYFRTPELTLAQAQEAKLDHICRKLMLQPGERYLDIGSGWGALLLWAAEHYGVDATGITLSKNQHAHVQRLIEEKGLQGRVRVELRDYRELPDDHPFDKISSVGMFEHVGAANMPTYFRKIHALLKPGGLVLNHGITSGELNYRQLGAGMGDFIEKYIFPGGELLHVTHVLRETAAAGLEMVDTESLRPHYARTLWAWSDALEAQLDAAREVLSRSGGRQGPNAERILRAYRLYLAGSAMSFEQGWISLHQMLSTKPDGNVGRAGVLRGAQSVYPFARDYIYK; from the coding sequence ATGCAACACTTGATACCCAAGATCGAGTCGCAGCTGGCCTCGCTGCCCGTGCCCATCGCACTGGAGTTGCCCGACGGGCGCCGGGTCGCCCAGGCGGGTTCACGCGTGACGCTGGCTTTCAAGGAGTGGTCGGTGCTGGCCAAGCTGGCCGGCCGGCAGGTCGGGGCCATCGGCGAGGCCTACGTCGAAGGCAAGGTGCAGATCGAAGGCGCCATGCGCGACCTGATCGACGCCACCGTCGGCCTGTTGCCCGGCAACCCCGCCGAAACCGACACCAGCTGGTGGAGCCGCCTGCAGCACCGCGCCAAGTCGCGCGGCTCGCACTCGCTGCGCAAGGACGCCGCGCAGATCGAGTTCCACTACGACGTCTCCGACGACTTCTACGCGCTGTGGCTCGACCCGCGCCGCGTCTATTCATGCGCCTACTTCCGCACGCCCGAGCTCACACTGGCGCAGGCGCAGGAAGCCAAGCTCGACCACATCTGCCGCAAGCTCATGCTGCAGCCGGGCGAGCGCTACCTGGACATCGGCTCGGGCTGGGGCGCGCTGCTGCTGTGGGCGGCCGAGCACTACGGCGTGGACGCCACCGGCATCACGCTGTCGAAGAACCAGCATGCGCATGTGCAGCGGCTCATCGAAGAAAAAGGGCTGCAGGGCCGCGTGCGCGTGGAGCTGCGCGACTACCGCGAGCTGCCCGACGACCACCCCTTCGACAAGATCTCGTCAGTGGGCATGTTCGAGCACGTGGGCGCGGCCAACATGCCGACCTACTTCCGCAAGATCCACGCACTGCTCAAGCCGGGCGGGCTGGTGCTCAACCACGGCATCACCTCGGGCGAGCTGAACTACCGCCAGCTCGGTGCGGGCATGGGCGACTTCATCGAGAAATACATCTTCCCCGGCGGCGAGCTGCTGCACGTGACGCACGTGCTGCGCGAGACCGCGGCGGCCGGGCTGGAGATGGTCGACACCGAAAGCCTGCGCCCGCACTACGCGCGCACGCTGTGGGCGTGGTCGGATGCGCTCGAGGCGCAGCTCGATGCCGCGCGCGAGGTGCTCAGCCGCAGCGGCGGGCGCCAGGGTCCGAACGCCGAGCGCATCCTTCGCGCCTACCGCCTGTACCTCGCGGGCTCGGCGATGAGTTTCGAGCAGGGATGGATCTCCTTGCATCAGATGCTGTCGACAAAGCCTGACGGCAATGTAGGGCGCGCGGGCGTCTTGCGCGGTGCGCAATCGGTGTACCCTTTTGCCCGTGACTACATCTACAAATAA
- a CDS encoding DUF1840 domain-containing protein gives MLYRFKSRAAPDFVMLEVHARQLLDIVGKPAAPQGIITVEQIPSAIAALEAALARESTKPAVHNHDDHAVEGHDADAEKQHVGLHQRAAPLLHMLKDAQAESKDVTWGT, from the coding sequence ATGCTCTACCGCTTCAAATCCCGGGCCGCGCCTGACTTCGTGATGCTCGAGGTGCATGCGCGGCAACTGCTCGACATCGTCGGCAAGCCGGCCGCGCCGCAGGGCATCATCACGGTCGAGCAGATTCCGTCCGCCATCGCCGCCCTCGAGGCCGCACTGGCCCGCGAAAGCACCAAGCCCGCCGTGCACAACCACGACGACCACGCCGTGGAAGGCCACGATGCCGACGCCGAGAAACAGCATGTCGGCCTGCACCAGCGCGCCGCGCCGCTGCTGCACATGCTCAAGGACGCACAGGCCGAGAGCAAGGACGTGACCTGGGGGACCTGA
- a CDS encoding Bug family tripartite tricarboxylate transporter substrate binding protein: MTFTSRSSSATSSTRRFALIATAAATLALLGSAAHAQGTWPTKPVRIVVPFAAGGTTDILARAVAPELSKAFGQQFIVDNRAGAGGNVGAELVARAPNDGYTLLMGTVGTHGINRALYPKLPFDPIKDFVPVTLVAAVPNVMEMNAETAKKLNIRNVQDFIKYAKANPGKLNMASSGSGTSIHLAGELFKSMTGTFMAHIPYKGSGPALLDMVGGNADVMFDNLPSSMAQIKGGKLTALAVTSSQRSPALPDVPTVEEAGGPALKGYEASSWFGLLAPAGTSPEIVNRIQQEVAKSLGTPAIKEKMLAQGAIPSGNSPADFTKLIASEHVKWAKVVKDSGAKVD; the protein is encoded by the coding sequence ATGACTTTTACCTCTCGCTCTTCTTCCGCTACTTCATCTACCCGCCGCTTCGCACTGATCGCCACGGCGGCGGCCACCCTCGCGCTGCTGGGCAGCGCCGCGCACGCGCAAGGCACGTGGCCGACCAAGCCGGTGCGCATCGTCGTGCCCTTCGCGGCCGGCGGCACCACCGACATCCTGGCGCGCGCGGTCGCGCCCGAGCTGTCGAAGGCCTTCGGCCAGCAGTTCATCGTGGACAACCGCGCGGGCGCCGGCGGCAACGTGGGCGCCGAGCTCGTGGCGCGCGCGCCCAACGACGGCTACACGCTGCTGATGGGCACGGTGGGCACGCACGGCATCAACCGCGCGCTGTACCCCAAGCTGCCCTTCGACCCGATCAAGGACTTCGTGCCCGTCACGCTGGTGGCCGCGGTGCCGAACGTGATGGAGATGAACGCCGAAACAGCCAAGAAACTGAACATCCGCAACGTGCAGGATTTCATCAAGTACGCGAAGGCGAATCCCGGCAAGCTGAACATGGCATCGAGCGGCAGCGGCACGTCAATCCATTTGGCGGGCGAACTCTTCAAGAGCATGACCGGCACCTTCATGGCCCACATCCCGTACAAGGGATCGGGCCCGGCGCTGCTGGACATGGTGGGCGGGAACGCCGACGTGATGTTCGACAACCTGCCCTCGTCGATGGCGCAGATCAAGGGCGGCAAGCTCACGGCGCTGGCCGTGACCAGTTCGCAGCGCTCGCCCGCGCTGCCCGATGTGCCGACGGTGGAAGAAGCCGGCGGCCCCGCGCTCAAGGGCTACGAGGCGAGTTCGTGGTTCGGGTTGCTGGCACCGGCCGGCACCTCGCCCGAGATCGTGAACCGCATCCAGCAGGAAGTGGCGAAGTCGCTGGGCACGCCGGCGATCAAGGAAAAGATGCTGGCCCAGGGCGCGATCCCGAGCGGCAATTCGCCGGCCGACTTCACGAAGCTCATCGCGAGTGAGCATGTGAAGTGGGCGAAGGTCGTGAAAGACTCCGGCGCAAAGGTGGACTGA
- a CDS encoding LysR family transcriptional regulator, giving the protein MEPLNHLESFVQSAEGGSFSAAARRLGLTPAAVSKNVARLEARLGVRLFQRSTRRLTLTEAGERFLAQVGGALATLQDAVAGLAQDDGQPSGTLKVSMGQAFGREHVLPFMGDFLARYPGIVPDWHFDNQQVDLIGEGFDAAIGGGIALSPGVVARELARIHVVAVAAPAYLAGRTLPAHPGELARFDVLLRRSSPTGRLRPWTLRHASGEETMVELPQRPRAIFNDPEAIAQAALLGFGVAMLPMPFVERGLRSGALVRLLPEWYQDSGAVWIYYPSKKLLPPKTRVFVDFVLARFREARFSQRMQVG; this is encoded by the coding sequence ATGGAACCGCTCAATCACCTCGAATCCTTCGTGCAGAGTGCCGAGGGCGGCAGCTTCTCGGCGGCCGCACGGCGCCTGGGGCTGACGCCGGCGGCGGTCAGCAAGAACGTGGCGCGGCTCGAGGCGCGGCTGGGCGTGCGCTTGTTCCAGCGCAGCACGCGGCGGCTCACGCTGACCGAGGCCGGCGAGCGCTTCCTGGCGCAAGTGGGCGGCGCGCTGGCCACGCTGCAGGACGCGGTGGCCGGCCTCGCGCAGGACGACGGCCAGCCGTCGGGCACGCTCAAGGTGAGCATGGGCCAGGCCTTCGGGCGCGAGCACGTGCTGCCGTTCATGGGTGACTTTCTGGCGCGTTATCCGGGCATCGTGCCCGACTGGCATTTCGACAACCAGCAGGTCGACCTGATCGGCGAGGGCTTCGACGCGGCCATCGGCGGCGGCATCGCGTTGTCGCCCGGCGTGGTGGCGCGCGAGCTGGCGCGCATCCACGTGGTCGCCGTGGCGGCGCCGGCCTACCTGGCGGGGCGCACGCTGCCCGCGCATCCGGGCGAGCTGGCACGCTTCGACGTGCTGCTGCGCCGCTCCTCGCCCACGGGCCGGCTGCGGCCGTGGACGCTGCGGCATGCGAGCGGCGAAGAAACCATGGTCGAGTTGCCGCAGCGCCCGCGCGCGATCTTCAACGACCCCGAGGCGATCGCGCAGGCGGCGCTCTTGGGGTTCGGCGTGGCGATGCTGCCGATGCCTTTCGTGGAACGCGGCCTGCGCAGCGGCGCGCTCGTGCGGCTGCTGCCCGAGTGGTACCAGGATTCGGGCGCCGTGTGGATCTACTACCCAAGCAAGAAGCTGCTGCCGCCCAAGACGCGGGTGTTCGTCGACTTCGTGCTGGCACGCTTTCGCGAGGCGCGCTTCTCGCAGCGGATGCAGGTGGGTTGA
- a CDS encoding SDR family oxidoreductase, with translation MASTSVSSSSSSPVLAGKVAFVTGGSRGIGAAIVRRLARDGAAVAFTYVSAQAEADKLAAEIQSAGGRALAIRADAGDAAALTAAIAQGARAFERLDVLVNNAGVYLGGDLDTFSLDDFDRTIDVNVRATFVAVQAAARHMGDGTGRIVNIGSVNAERVFDAGASVYAMSKAAIVGLTRGLARDLGPRGITVNNVQPGPIDTAMNPATGPRAASMHDVMALPRHGRAEEIAGMVAYLVGPDGGFVTGANLSVDGGYTV, from the coding sequence ATGGCTTCCACCTCTGTGTCTTCTTCGTCTTCCTCCCCCGTCCTGGCCGGCAAGGTCGCCTTCGTCACCGGCGGCTCGCGCGGCATCGGCGCCGCCATCGTGCGCCGGCTGGCGCGCGATGGCGCGGCCGTGGCCTTCACCTACGTCAGCGCCCAAGCCGAGGCCGACAAGCTCGCCGCCGAGATCCAATCCGCCGGCGGCCGCGCACTCGCCATCCGTGCCGACGCCGGCGACGCCGCCGCGCTGACGGCGGCCATTGCCCAGGGCGCACGTGCTTTCGAGCGCCTCGACGTCCTCGTGAACAACGCCGGCGTGTACCTCGGCGGCGACCTCGACACCTTCTCGCTCGACGACTTCGACCGCACCATCGACGTCAACGTGCGCGCCACCTTCGTGGCCGTCCAGGCCGCCGCGCGCCACATGGGCGACGGCACGGGTCGCATCGTCAACATCGGCAGCGTCAACGCCGAGCGCGTGTTCGACGCGGGCGCCAGCGTCTACGCCATGAGCAAGGCCGCCATCGTCGGCCTCACGCGCGGCCTGGCGCGCGACCTCGGCCCGCGCGGCATCACGGTGAACAACGTGCAGCCCGGCCCCATCGACACCGCCATGAACCCCGCCACCGGCCCGCGTGCCGCCTCGATGCACGACGTGATGGCGCTGCCGCGCCACGGACGCGCCGAAGAAATCGCCGGCATGGTCGCGTACCTCGTGGGCCCGGACGGCGGCTTCGTCACCGGCGCCAACCTGAGCGTGGACGGCGGCTACACGGTCTGA
- a CDS encoding MarR family winged helix-turn-helix transcriptional regulator, protein MDPLFFKLVRVVNLTARPFHERVGREHQLTLNEWRTLAVLATQPGLTGAQVADLTGLDKMAVSRALAGLKRHKRVQRRGDPTDQRCSRLYLTAAGKALHATVGALGRQREAELFAGIDASELARLSDTLDTLIHAVERAPGPIDAAAADQTV, encoded by the coding sequence ATGGACCCGCTCTTCTTCAAGCTGGTGCGGGTGGTCAACCTCACGGCGCGGCCGTTCCATGAGCGCGTGGGGCGCGAGCACCAGCTCACGCTGAACGAGTGGCGCACGCTGGCCGTGCTCGCCACGCAGCCGGGGCTCACGGGCGCGCAGGTGGCCGACCTCACCGGCCTGGACAAGATGGCGGTGAGCCGCGCGCTCGCAGGCCTGAAGCGCCACAAGCGCGTGCAGCGTCGCGGCGACCCGACCGACCAGCGCTGCAGCCGGCTCTACCTCACGGCCGCCGGCAAGGCGCTGCACGCGACGGTCGGTGCGCTCGGGCGGCAGCGCGAGGCCGAGCTGTTCGCTGGCATCGATGCCAGCGAGCTGGCCCGGCTGAGCGACACGCTCGACACGCTGATCCACGCCGTGGAGCGTGCGCCCGGCCCCATCGACGCAGCCGCTGCCGATCAGACCGTGTAG
- a CDS encoding alpha-ketoacid dehydrogenase subunit beta, with product MAVTTTLSYSEAAVRALQQEMDADPRVVVLGEDVGRGGIFGQYKGLQQQYGAGRVIDTPISEAAIMGAGVGMALAGLRPVVEMRVVDFALCGMDELVNQAAKNRFMFGGQGRVPLVARMPGGIWDASAAQHSQSLEAWFAHLPGVVVVSPSTPQDNHGLLRAALQCGDPVVYIEHKTLWGLRGEVDDTLVVPLGQAARVREGNALTLVSWSKQMQPCAAACDALAAEGIAVDLIDLRTLWPWDRETVLSSCARTGRLLVVHEAVQAAGFGAEIAASAAEATGCRVARLGAPRIPVGYAPLLEAQSRVGVDAIVAAAKKLAG from the coding sequence ATGGCTGTGACGACCACGCTGAGTTATTCCGAAGCCGCCGTGCGCGCGCTGCAGCAGGAGATGGACGCCGACCCGCGCGTGGTCGTGCTCGGCGAGGACGTGGGCCGCGGTGGCATCTTCGGCCAGTACAAGGGGCTGCAGCAGCAGTACGGCGCCGGGCGCGTGATCGACACGCCGATCAGCGAGGCCGCGATCATGGGCGCCGGCGTGGGCATGGCGCTCGCGGGGCTGCGCCCCGTGGTCGAGATGCGCGTGGTCGACTTCGCGCTGTGCGGCATGGACGAGCTGGTGAACCAGGCGGCGAAAAACCGCTTCATGTTCGGCGGCCAGGGCCGCGTGCCGCTGGTGGCGCGCATGCCGGGCGGCATCTGGGACGCGTCGGCGGCGCAGCATTCGCAGTCGCTCGAGGCCTGGTTCGCGCACCTGCCGGGCGTGGTGGTGGTGAGCCCGTCGACGCCGCAGGACAACCACGGCCTGCTGCGCGCGGCGCTGCAGTGCGGCGACCCGGTGGTCTACATCGAGCACAAGACGCTGTGGGGCCTGCGCGGCGAGGTGGACGACACGCTGGTGGTGCCGCTGGGCCAGGCGGCGCGCGTGCGCGAGGGCAACGCGCTCACGCTCGTGAGCTGGAGCAAGCAGATGCAGCCTTGCGCCGCAGCCTGCGACGCGCTGGCGGCCGAGGGCATCGCGGTCGACCTGATCGACCTGCGCACGCTGTGGCCCTGGGACCGCGAGACGGTGCTGTCGTCGTGCGCGCGCACGGGGCGGCTGCTGGTGGTGCATGAAGCGGTGCAGGCCGCGGGCTTCGGCGCCGAGATCGCCGCGAGCGCGGCCGAGGCGACCGGCTGCCGCGTCGCACGGCTGGGCGCGCCGCGCATTCCGGTCGGCTATGCGCCGCTGCTGGAGGCGCAGTCGCGCGTCGGTGTGGATGCGATCGTGGCGGCGGCGAAGAAGCTGGCCGGCTGA
- a CDS encoding thiamine pyrophosphate-dependent dehydrogenase E1 component subunit alpha, producing MESHRSLSAGEALYRVMVRIRAFENAAETASQGGVSAYGQQAGGAAKVRGPLHLSTGQEAVPAGVCAHLRTSDYLTSTHRGHGHTLAKGADLTRMMCELFGKATGFNGGKGGSMHIADFSVGMLGANGVVAAGLPIAVGAAHAQKLLKQGDDITVCFFGDGAINRGPFLEALNWARVYDLPVLFVCEDNRWSATTASGPMTAGDGASARAASMDIAATQVDGNDVFAVHDTAARLVAEVRSGAGPRLLHALTYRVKGHVSVDLAAYRDPAELAAALETDPIARARGHLLDTGVAAAALDAIENAARDEVDTALAVADAAPWPEASAAFTDVQTTGAGQWL from the coding sequence ATGGAATCACACCGCTCCCTCAGCGCCGGCGAGGCGCTGTACCGCGTCATGGTGCGCATCCGCGCCTTCGAGAATGCCGCCGAAACCGCCAGCCAGGGCGGGGTCAGTGCCTACGGCCAGCAGGCGGGCGGGGCCGCCAAGGTGCGCGGGCCGCTGCACCTGTCGACCGGGCAGGAGGCCGTGCCGGCGGGCGTGTGCGCCCACCTGCGCACGAGCGACTACCTCACCTCCACGCACCGCGGCCACGGCCACACGCTGGCCAAGGGCGCGGACCTCACGCGGATGATGTGCGAGCTGTTCGGCAAGGCCACGGGCTTCAACGGCGGCAAGGGCGGCTCGATGCACATCGCGGACTTCTCGGTCGGCATGCTCGGCGCCAACGGCGTGGTGGCGGCGGGCTTGCCGATCGCCGTCGGCGCGGCGCATGCGCAAAAACTCTTGAAGCAAGGCGACGACATCACGGTCTGTTTTTTTGGTGACGGCGCGATCAACCGCGGCCCGTTCCTCGAAGCGCTGAACTGGGCGCGTGTGTACGACCTGCCCGTGCTCTTCGTCTGCGAAGACAACCGCTGGAGCGCGACCACCGCGAGCGGCCCTATGACGGCGGGCGATGGCGCCTCGGCGCGCGCCGCGTCGATGGACATCGCGGCCACACAGGTCGACGGCAACGACGTGTTCGCGGTGCACGACACCGCCGCGCGTCTTGTGGCCGAGGTGCGCAGCGGCGCCGGTCCGCGCCTGCTGCACGCGCTCACCTACCGCGTGAAGGGCCATGTGTCGGTCGACCTCGCGGCCTACCGCGACCCGGCCGAGCTGGCGGCGGCGCTGGAGACCGACCCGATCGCGCGCGCCCGCGGCCACCTGCTCGACACCGGCGTGGCCGCCGCGGCGCTGGACGCCATCGAGAACGCCGCGCGCGACGAGGTGGACACCGCCCTTGCCGTGGCCGACGCGGCGCCCTGGCCCGAGGCGAGCGCCGCCTTCACCGACGTGCAGACCACGGGAGCAGGCCAATGGCTGTGA
- a CDS encoding ABC transporter substrate-binding protein: MPHRMTTCALACALSLCAPAAVAAPGLSGQVVKVGVLTDMNSIFSELGGRGSVVATQMAIDDFKRDAKPAFAIEMVSADHQNKADIGANKAREWFDTQRVDIVVDAINSAVALAVSNVAREKKRLLFATGPGSMRLTNEECSPYTVSYTWDAYATSRPTVAALTKAGTDSWYFITVDYALGHSIEQEASGAITAAGGKVIGSARHPLSASDFSSFVLQAQSSKAKGVAIANAGGDLIGAVKAAREFGLGKAQTIVPLSGTLNDVQAMGLATAQGMVLTEAFYWNLNAQTREWSRRFFEKQKKMPNLIHAGTYSAVTNYLKAVQAIGTDDADAVMKQMKSVRINDMFAANGHIRDDGRMVHDMLLVQVKKPSESKEPWDFYNVKAVVPGDQAFQPLAESRCNLVKKP, translated from the coding sequence ATGCCGCATCGCATGACCACCTGCGCACTGGCGTGCGCGCTGTCGCTGTGCGCGCCCGCGGCCGTCGCGGCGCCGGGGCTCTCGGGCCAGGTCGTGAAGGTGGGCGTGCTCACCGACATGAACAGCATCTTCTCCGAGCTCGGCGGACGCGGCTCGGTGGTGGCCACGCAGATGGCCATCGACGACTTCAAGCGCGACGCCAAGCCGGCCTTCGCCATCGAGATGGTCTCAGCCGACCACCAGAACAAGGCCGACATCGGGGCCAACAAGGCGCGCGAGTGGTTCGACACGCAGCGCGTCGACATCGTGGTGGACGCCATCAACTCGGCGGTGGCGCTGGCCGTCTCGAACGTGGCGCGGGAGAAGAAGCGCCTGCTGTTCGCCACCGGGCCCGGCTCGATGCGCCTGACCAACGAGGAATGCTCGCCCTACACGGTGAGCTACACGTGGGACGCCTATGCCACGTCGCGCCCCACCGTGGCGGCGCTGACGAAGGCGGGCACCGACAGCTGGTACTTCATCACCGTGGACTACGCGCTCGGCCACTCCATCGAGCAGGAGGCCTCGGGCGCCATCACCGCGGCGGGAGGCAAGGTGATCGGCAGCGCGCGCCATCCGTTGAGCGCGTCGGACTTCTCGTCCTTCGTGCTGCAGGCGCAGTCGTCGAAGGCCAAGGGCGTGGCCATCGCCAACGCGGGCGGCGACCTGATCGGCGCCGTGAAGGCCGCGCGCGAGTTCGGCCTCGGCAAGGCGCAGACCATCGTGCCGCTGAGCGGCACGCTCAACGACGTCCAGGCCATGGGGCTGGCGACGGCCCAGGGCATGGTGCTGACCGAGGCCTTCTACTGGAACCTCAACGCGCAGACGCGCGAGTGGAGCCGGCGCTTCTTCGAGAAGCAGAAGAAGATGCCCAACCTCATCCACGCCGGCACCTACTCGGCGGTGACCAACTACCTGAAGGCCGTGCAGGCTATCGGTACCGACGACGCGGACGCCGTCATGAAGCAGATGAAGTCGGTGCGCATCAACGACATGTTCGCGGCCAACGGCCACATCCGCGACGACGGGCGCATGGTGCACGACATGCTGCTCGTGCAGGTCAAGAAGCCGTCGGAGTCGAAGGAGCCCTGGGACTTCTACAACGTGAAGGCCGTGGTACCCGGCGACCAGGCGTTCCAGCCGCTGGCGGAATCTCGCTGCAACCTGGTCAAGAAGCCCTGA
- a CDS encoding alpha/beta hydrolase fold domain-containing protein — MKILIVGGGIGGLTTALALRHHGIDAIVLERAAQMAEIGAGVQIAANGTLVLRELGLEPALAQVATVPERYDYRDLHTGRLLYLAPLGAEAAQRYGALMYNVHRADLVALLYNALPRDTVRLGAECASISQDAKGARVVLKTGEVIEADAVIGADGIHSAVRTALRGPEEKQFANILMWRALIPAARLEGLALPVAGNNWFGLRRSVVSYWVRKDLYSILAAVPASEVRRESWTESGDIGEMLDSFRGSEPTVQHMLEQVDSSFITGMYYRDPIEHWTTGRITLLGDAAHAMVPYLAQGACQSIEDAWVLATCLHRHGAGGVEAALLEYERRRQPRTTRIQAGARFAVKQSHEPDEESVRHRNGRWRGLSRIDPLAETSWAFAWGHNILEAAQQPAGEVVGLSAAREGKRMARPESQRAFDLWKSAIGSEDIARGHRGQREAYERFLTTHFPAPATLGVTPVELNGVPALRVDGGAPQPAGSVVLHFHGGAYVMGSAASSAEYAGRLSAALGGDCYTVDYRLAPEHPYPAAIDDAFQAYRGLLARGVAASRIVLSGESSGGGLALALALGLARAGLPQPAGVIAVCPFTDLTLSGPTVRQNSGDDPAAHRDSLTQLAASYFQGHEPTDPLVSPLFGDLRGLPPLFLSAVQGEVLESDTTRFAEAARAAGVDVRLDLVPDSVHVFTLFPFLPEAQRTLAEAGHWARGLRASSEQKEAA; from the coding sequence ATGAAGATTCTCATTGTGGGTGGCGGCATTGGCGGCCTGACGACAGCGCTGGCGCTGCGGCATCACGGCATCGACGCGATTGTGCTGGAGCGTGCCGCGCAGATGGCCGAGATCGGCGCCGGCGTGCAGATCGCGGCCAACGGCACGCTGGTGCTGCGCGAGCTCGGCCTCGAGCCCGCGCTGGCCCAGGTCGCCACGGTGCCCGAGCGCTACGACTACCGCGACCTGCACACGGGCCGCCTGCTCTACCTCGCGCCGCTGGGCGCGGAGGCGGCGCAGCGCTATGGCGCGCTCATGTACAACGTGCACCGCGCCGACCTCGTCGCCCTGCTCTACAACGCATTGCCGCGCGACACCGTGCGCCTGGGCGCCGAATGCGCGTCGATCTCGCAAGACGCCAAGGGTGCCCGCGTGGTCCTCAAGACCGGCGAGGTCATCGAGGCCGACGCGGTCATCGGCGCCGACGGCATCCACTCGGCCGTGCGCACCGCACTGCGCGGCCCCGAGGAAAAGCAGTTCGCCAACATCCTCATGTGGCGCGCGCTGATTCCGGCCGCCCGGCTCGAAGGGCTGGCGCTGCCGGTGGCCGGCAACAACTGGTTCGGCCTGCGGCGCAGCGTAGTGTCGTACTGGGTCCGCAAGGACCTGTACAGCATCCTGGCCGCCGTGCCCGCCAGCGAGGTGCGACGCGAATCGTGGACCGAGAGCGGCGACATCGGCGAAATGCTCGACTCCTTCCGCGGCAGCGAGCCGACGGTGCAGCACATGCTCGAGCAGGTGGACTCGAGCTTCATCACGGGCATGTACTACCGCGACCCGATCGAGCACTGGACCACGGGACGCATCACGCTGCTGGGCGACGCGGCGCACGCGATGGTGCCGTACCTCGCGCAGGGCGCCTGCCAATCCATCGAGGACGCCTGGGTGCTCGCGACCTGCCTGCACCGCCACGGCGCCGGCGGCGTGGAGGCCGCGCTGCTCGAATACGAACGCCGCCGCCAGCCGCGCACCACGCGCATCCAGGCCGGCGCGCGCTTTGCCGTGAAGCAGTCGCACGAGCCCGACGAGGAATCGGTGCGTCACCGCAACGGCCGTTGGCGCGGCCTCTCGCGCATCGATCCGCTCGCCGAAACCTCGTGGGCGTTTGCGTGGGGCCACAACATCCTGGAAGCGGCCCAACAGCCGGCCGGCGAAGTGGTGGGCCTGAGCGCGGCACGCGAAGGCAAGCGCATGGCGCGGCCCGAAAGCCAGCGCGCCTTCGACCTATGGAAGAGCGCCATCGGCTCCGAAGACATCGCGCGCGGGCACCGGGGGCAGCGCGAGGCCTACGAACGCTTCCTCACGACGCACTTTCCCGCACCCGCCACGCTCGGCGTCACGCCGGTCGAACTCAACGGCGTGCCGGCCTTGCGCGTGGACGGCGGGGCACCGCAGCCTGCCGGCTCCGTCGTGCTGCACTTCCACGGGGGCGCCTACGTAATGGGCTCGGCCGCGAGCTCTGCCGAGTACGCCGGACGGCTGTCGGCGGCCCTGGGCGGTGATTGCTACACGGTCGACTACCGGCTCGCCCCCGAGCACCCCTACCCCGCCGCGATCGACGACGCCTTCCAGGCCTACCGCGGCCTGCTCGCGCGTGGCGTGGCGGCGTCGCGCATCGTGCTGAGTGGAGAGTCTTCGGGCGGTGGGCTGGCGCTCGCGCTGGCCCTGGGGCTGGCGCGCGCAGGGCTGCCGCAACCGGCGGGCGTGATCGCGGTCTGCCCGTTCACCGACCTCACGCTGTCGGGCCCCACCGTGCGGCAGAACTCGGGGGACGATCCGGCGGCGCATCGGGACTCGCTCACGCAGCTCGCGGCGTCGTACTTCCAGGGCCACGAGCCCACCGACCCCCTGGTGTCGCCCCTGTTCGGCGACCTGCGCGGCCTGCCGCCCTTGTTCCTGTCGGCCGTCCAGGGCGAGGTGCTCGAGAGCGACACGACGCGCTTCGCCGAAGCGGCCCGCGCGGCGGGCGTCGACGTGCGCCTGGACCTCGTGCCCGACTCGGTGCACGTCTTCACGCTGTTCCCGTTCCTGCCGGAGGCGCAGCGCACGCTGGCCGAGGCCGGACACTGGGCGCGCGGCCTGCGCGCGTCGTCGGAACAGAAGGAGGCCGCATGA